From Actinopolyspora lacussalsi, a single genomic window includes:
- a CDS encoding putative ABC transport system ATP-binding protein (product_source=KO:K02003; cath_funfam=3.40.50.300; cog=COG1136; ko=KO:K02003; pfam=PF00005; smart=SM00382; superfamily=52540), with protein MALLRASGLSKTYGQGRLRVEALHEVSLSVGAGEAVALMGPSGCGKSTLLNLLGLTLPATSGELVVRGEPAPTRERDRARLRNEFFGYLHQEFAIVESDTVAANVTIPLEYARPRVGRRQRLERARRAVDSVGLGWALRRRAAELSGGERQRVAIARALVNEPHLVIADEPTAALDLATAREIVTLLLSMRQRGSSVLVATHDRRVAERCDRVVAMSDGGLAAERANPHADPGDHGST; from the coding sequence ATGGCCCTGCTGCGGGCATCCGGACTGTCCAAGACCTACGGGCAGGGGAGGCTGCGTGTCGAGGCGCTGCACGAGGTGTCGCTCTCGGTCGGGGCGGGCGAGGCTGTGGCCCTGATGGGACCTTCTGGCTGCGGCAAGTCCACCCTGTTGAACCTGCTCGGGCTCACCCTGCCGGCCACCAGCGGCGAACTCGTCGTGCGCGGCGAGCCCGCACCCACTCGGGAGCGGGATCGGGCGCGGCTGCGCAACGAGTTCTTCGGTTACCTCCACCAGGAGTTCGCCATCGTCGAGTCCGACACCGTCGCGGCCAACGTCACGATCCCGCTGGAGTACGCCCGTCCGCGCGTCGGCAGGCGGCAGCGGCTCGAACGCGCCCGCCGGGCCGTGGACAGCGTCGGCCTGGGCTGGGCACTGCGCCGCAGGGCCGCCGAGCTCTCCGGCGGCGAGCGGCAGCGGGTCGCCATCGCGCGGGCACTGGTCAACGAGCCTCATCTGGTGATCGCCGACGAACCCACCGCCGCCCTCGACCTCGCCACGGCCCGGGAGATCGTGACGCTGCTGCTGTCGATGCGGCAGCGGGGCTCCTCGGTCCTGGTGGCCACGCACGACCGCCGCGTGGCGGAGCGGTGCGACCGCGTCGTCGCGATGTCGGACGGCGGATTGGCGGCCGAGCGGGCCAATCCGCACGCCGATCCCGGAGACCACGGCAGCACGTAG
- a CDS encoding DNA-binding response OmpR family regulator (product_source=COG0745; cath_funfam=1.10.10.10,3.40.50.2300; cog=COG0745; pfam=PF00072,PF00486; smart=SM00448; superfamily=46894,52172) yields the protein MSVVLLAEDDPAIAMPLSRALQREGYSVRVLEDGNATLRETCAGGVDLLVLDLGLPGMDGLEVCRRLRARGRGTPVLMLTARTDEVDFVVGLDAGADDYVAKPFRLAELMARIRALLRRNSPETLEAGGVRLELTARRVLVDDEEVQLANKEFELLRVLMWHAGEVVTREEILEQVWPEPSRKGSKTLDMHISWLRRKLGDGHYRAAEQRIATVRGVGFRFNTD from the coding sequence GTGAGCGTAGTGCTGCTGGCCGAGGATGACCCAGCCATCGCGATGCCACTGTCCAGGGCGCTGCAGCGGGAAGGCTACTCGGTGCGGGTGCTGGAGGACGGCAACGCGACGTTGCGTGAGACCTGCGCGGGAGGTGTCGACCTGCTGGTACTCGATCTCGGGCTTCCCGGGATGGACGGGCTCGAGGTGTGTCGCAGGCTCCGCGCCCGCGGCAGGGGGACACCGGTGCTCATGCTCACCGCGCGCACCGACGAGGTGGACTTCGTCGTGGGGCTGGACGCGGGCGCCGACGACTACGTGGCCAAGCCGTTCCGACTCGCCGAGCTGATGGCGCGCATCCGTGCGCTGCTGCGGCGCAACTCGCCCGAGACACTGGAGGCCGGTGGCGTCCGGCTGGAACTCACCGCCCGGCGGGTGCTGGTCGACGACGAGGAGGTCCAGCTGGCCAACAAGGAGTTCGAGCTGTTACGCGTGCTCATGTGGCACGCGGGGGAAGTGGTCACGCGGGAGGAGATCCTGGAGCAGGTCTGGCCCGAACCCAGCCGCAAGGGCAGCAAGACGCTGGACATGCACATCTCCTGGCTGCGCCGCAAGCTCGGTGACGGCCACTATCGGGCCGCCGAGCAGCGGATCGCCACCGTGCGCGGCGTCGGTTTCCGGTTCAACACCGACTGA
- a CDS encoding hypothetical protein (product_source=Hypo-rule applied; transmembrane_helix_parts=Inside_1_19,TMhelix_20_42,Outside_43_246,TMhelix_247_269,Inside_270_293,TMhelix_294_316,Outside_317_325,TMhelix_326_348,Inside_349_359) yields MLSELRGGVRMALRRRPTMLSLAAMIGLACVVLVVLLVDVLVQFKALRGGHELRERGAVVFKPYYGSSGVASVPDRTVADLVEMIRAERAYTAVINNARPNSPDFAGGVPTVLFIGSELAETVPDLELCEPAPCAMRGAEVARPAEPVGIAGHNFTDFERLPRSATHFETYLGAVSLDERVVLNLPPESLPRLNRYEREEAMSRAVLLEVSDSELDSYLAGNAAGELYLVPHRVAVDQPKRLSGIMVAATMYVAGMAAFLALVLLAFAVTARRTLYRERAVFAIRRTHGASSGHLAIRLAGFVGVVVLVPPLPPLAGLLLFGGPFASAAGWMAVLVVVIFLGLWGWTVKQQRGHELKGR; encoded by the coding sequence GTGCTGAGTGAACTCCGGGGCGGTGTCCGGATGGCGCTGCGGCGCCGGCCCACCATGCTGTCGCTGGCCGCCATGATCGGCCTGGCCTGCGTGGTGCTGGTCGTGCTGCTCGTCGACGTGCTCGTCCAGTTCAAGGCGCTGCGCGGCGGCCACGAGCTGCGCGAGCGCGGCGCGGTGGTCTTCAAGCCGTACTACGGCTCCTCCGGGGTAGCCTCGGTGCCCGATCGGACCGTCGCCGATCTCGTCGAGATGATCCGCGCGGAGCGCGCCTACACCGCCGTCATCAACAACGCGCGGCCGAACAGCCCGGACTTCGCGGGTGGTGTGCCGACGGTGCTGTTCATCGGTTCGGAGCTGGCGGAGACCGTGCCCGACCTGGAGCTCTGTGAGCCCGCTCCCTGCGCCATGCGCGGCGCCGAGGTGGCCCGACCGGCCGAGCCGGTCGGGATCGCGGGCCACAACTTCACCGACTTCGAGCGGCTGCCCCGCTCCGCCACCCACTTCGAGACCTATCTCGGCGCGGTGTCGCTGGACGAGCGGGTGGTGCTGAACCTGCCGCCGGAGAGCCTGCCCCGGCTCAACCGGTACGAGCGCGAGGAGGCGATGTCGCGAGCGGTGCTGCTGGAGGTGAGTGACTCCGAACTCGACAGCTACCTCGCGGGCAACGCGGCGGGCGAGCTCTACCTCGTGCCGCACCGCGTCGCGGTCGACCAGCCGAAGCGGCTCTCCGGGATCATGGTCGCCGCCACGATGTACGTCGCCGGAATGGCGGCCTTCCTCGCGCTGGTGCTGCTCGCGTTCGCCGTCACCGCGCGGCGGACGCTGTATCGGGAGCGGGCGGTCTTCGCGATCCGGCGCACCCACGGCGCGAGCAGTGGGCACCTCGCTATCCGGCTGGCCGGGTTCGTCGGCGTCGTGGTCCTCGTCCCGCCGCTGCCGCCGCTGGCCGGGCTCCTGCTGTTCGGCGGTCCGTTCGCCTCGGCGGCGGGGTGGATGGCGGTGCTGGTCGTGGTGATCTTCCTGGGGCTGTGGGGCTGGACCGTGAAACAGCAGCGCGGACACGAGCTGAAAGGCCGGTGA
- a CDS encoding alpha-L-arabinofuranosidase (product_source=COG3534; cath_funfam=2.60.120.560,3.20.20.80; cleavage_site_network=SignalP-noTM; cog=COG3534; pfam=PF02018,PF06964; smart=SM00813; superfamily=49785,51011,51445), with product MSRLHSAVGLATAVLLGGALLPSALADTAESSPIDYSLQVDAAGETKSIPDTMHGVFFEDINDAADGGIYAELVRNRSFEYDTVDNPSYTPMTGWSTTSVGGAEGSAEVVDDAQRLNENNRRYLRLRPNARGRAAYGVTNAGYHSGMSLERGEKYDFSIWARSDQPGGTPLTVTATDGSGSPVGRTMRLRVRGDQWTEYSGTFVAHSDTNTGGLRVLGHGSGTVRLDMVSLFPRDTFKGEPNGLREDLASKIEALNPGFLRFPGGCLVNTGSHESYHAPDWERRRSYQWKDTVGPVEQRPTNANFWGYNQSYGLGFYEYFRFAENIGAMPLPVVPALVTGCGEDEATDDPQLLRRHIQDTLDLIQFANGSVDTEWGGKRAAMGHPEPFGLTHLAVGNEENLPEDFYERFEKFRDAIEQRYPGITVVANSGPDDSGATFERAWELAREQNAEMVDEHYYNNPRWFLENNRRYDSYDRSGPKVSLTEYASEGNEFYNALVEASFMTGLERNADVVRMSSYAPLLAHEDDPQWTPDMIWFDNHRSWGSASYEAQKLFGNNVGDEVVPSEASSTPVEEKPISGAVGLSTWNTSAAYDDVRVTSADGETLLADDFSGDASKWSELTGTGDWSIENGSYVQSDASVQNTMVTAGDENWSDYDLNLTATKRAGSEGFLVAFGVKGTGNYYWWNLGGWNNTRSAVQQTTAGSSQTVLSKDTTIETGREYDIRVEVRGRQVTLFLDGEKWGSFTDEQNAEPFRQVVTRDEKTGELIVKVVNAQNNRARTQLDISGASRLANTARLTTLQGDPQAVNTAESRPIKPEKSVIRGVDESFSHTFPANSITVMRIKTYDE from the coding sequence ATGTCCCGATTACACTCGGCGGTCGGCCTGGCCACAGCCGTACTGCTGGGCGGCGCGCTGCTGCCATCGGCTCTCGCGGACACCGCCGAAAGCTCACCGATCGACTACTCGCTGCAGGTGGATGCGGCGGGAGAGACCAAGTCGATCCCCGACACCATGCACGGAGTCTTCTTCGAGGACATCAACGACGCCGCCGACGGTGGCATCTACGCGGAGCTGGTGCGCAACCGCTCCTTCGAGTACGACACCGTGGACAACCCCTCCTACACCCCGATGACCGGCTGGAGCACCACCTCGGTCGGCGGCGCCGAAGGCTCCGCCGAGGTGGTCGACGACGCCCAGCGGCTCAACGAGAACAACCGCCGCTACCTGCGACTGCGACCGAACGCCCGAGGTCGAGCCGCCTACGGGGTGACCAACGCCGGATACCACTCCGGAATGTCGTTGGAACGCGGCGAGAAGTACGACTTCTCGATCTGGGCCCGCAGCGACCAACCCGGCGGCACCCCGCTGACCGTGACCGCCACCGACGGCTCCGGCTCACCGGTCGGCCGCACCATGCGGCTCCGGGTCCGGGGCGACCAGTGGACCGAGTACAGCGGGACCTTCGTGGCGCACAGCGACACCAACACCGGTGGGCTGCGCGTGCTCGGACACGGTTCGGGAACCGTGCGGCTGGACATGGTCTCGCTCTTCCCCCGCGACACGTTCAAGGGCGAACCCAACGGGCTGCGCGAGGACCTCGCCAGCAAGATCGAAGCGCTCAACCCCGGCTTCCTGCGGTTCCCCGGCGGATGTCTGGTCAACACCGGCAGCCACGAGTCCTACCATGCCCCCGACTGGGAACGTCGCCGTTCCTACCAGTGGAAGGACACCGTCGGGCCGGTCGAACAACGCCCCACCAACGCCAACTTCTGGGGCTACAACCAGTCCTACGGCCTCGGGTTCTACGAGTACTTCCGGTTCGCCGAGAACATCGGCGCCATGCCGCTGCCGGTGGTGCCCGCCCTGGTGACCGGCTGCGGTGAGGACGAGGCCACCGACGATCCGCAGCTGTTGCGGCGCCACATCCAGGACACCCTCGACCTGATCCAGTTCGCCAACGGGTCGGTCGACACCGAGTGGGGCGGCAAGCGAGCCGCCATGGGCCACCCCGAGCCGTTCGGGCTCACGCACCTGGCCGTGGGCAACGAGGAGAACCTCCCCGAGGACTTCTACGAGCGCTTCGAGAAGTTCCGCGACGCCATCGAGCAGCGCTACCCCGGGATCACCGTGGTCGCCAACTCGGGACCCGACGACAGCGGAGCCACCTTCGAACGCGCTTGGGAGCTCGCCCGCGAGCAGAACGCGGAGATGGTCGACGAGCACTACTACAACAACCCGCGGTGGTTCCTGGAGAACAACCGGCGCTACGACTCCTACGACCGCTCGGGGCCGAAGGTCTCGTTGACCGAGTACGCCTCGGAGGGCAACGAGTTCTACAACGCGCTGGTCGAGGCGTCCTTCATGACCGGGCTGGAACGCAACGCCGACGTGGTGCGGATGAGCTCCTACGCCCCGCTGCTGGCCCACGAGGACGATCCGCAGTGGACTCCGGACATGATCTGGTTCGACAACCACCGGTCGTGGGGCTCGGCGAGCTACGAGGCCCAGAAGCTGTTCGGCAACAACGTCGGTGACGAGGTGGTGCCCAGTGAGGCGTCCTCGACCCCGGTCGAGGAGAAACCGATCAGCGGTGCGGTGGGGCTGTCCACCTGGAACACCAGCGCGGCCTACGACGACGTGCGGGTGACCTCCGCCGACGGCGAGACACTGCTGGCCGACGACTTCTCCGGCGACGCCTCGAAGTGGAGCGAGCTCACCGGCACCGGCGACTGGTCGATCGAGAACGGATCCTACGTGCAGTCGGACGCCTCGGTCCAGAACACCATGGTCACGGCCGGTGACGAGAACTGGAGCGACTACGACCTGAACCTGACCGCCACCAAGCGCGCGGGCAGCGAAGGGTTCCTCGTCGCCTTCGGCGTCAAGGGAACCGGCAACTACTACTGGTGGAACCTGGGCGGCTGGAACAACACCCGCTCGGCGGTGCAGCAAACCACCGCCGGCAGCTCGCAGACCGTGCTGTCCAAGGACACCACCATCGAGACCGGCCGGGAGTACGACATCAGGGTCGAGGTCCGAGGCCGGCAGGTGACGCTGTTCCTCGACGGCGAGAAGTGGGGCAGCTTCACCGACGAGCAGAACGCCGAACCGTTCCGCCAGGTGGTCACCAGGGACGAGAAGACCGGTGAGCTGATCGTCAAGGTCGTCAACGCCCAGAACAACCGGGCACGTACCCAGCTGGACATCAGCGGTGCCTCGCGGCTGGCGAACACGGCGCGGCTGACCACGTTGCAGGGCGACCCCCAAGCGGTCAACACCGCCGAGTCGCGACCGATCAAACCCGAGAAGTCGGTGATCCGGGGCGTGGACGAGAGCTTCAGCCACACCTTCCCGGCCAACTCCATCACCGTGATGCGGATCAAGACGTACGACGAGTGA
- a CDS encoding signal transduction histidine kinase (product_source=COG0642; cath_funfam=1.10.287.130,3.30.565.10; cog=COG0642; pfam=PF00512,PF00672,PF02518; smart=SM00304,SM00387; superfamily=47384,55874; transmembrane_helix_parts=Outside_1_4,TMhelix_5_27,Inside_28_123,TMhelix_124_146,Outside_147_422): protein MRKRLLQATLLAVALTAFVLGIPLVVSALKLVEDITRGDLSGRAQQIATRLDEQVAAGEPIELSNVRLVVPDDARLTVRISDRTYTYGTDPGEDPLVETVSMVQSGTVRLAVPSSPVRTQQLQVAGGISLLAVLSAATGGFVAIVTARRLADPLRHVADRANRLGAGDFRPDPKRHGVPELDRVADALDASGAALSQLMQRERELVGDVSHQLRSRLTALQLRLEALAETEDEETAEEAGAALEQAERLSGVLDDLLAAATAARARDAEPLDVSAELSGVAEEWREQFRAQGRTLRLRIEKELLARATPARLREALGVLLDNALRHGEGTVTLSAKYGSGTVLVQVADSGGGVPEELVPHVFTRGFSGGGSTGVGLALARALIEADSGRLELSRPATFEIYLPVARADDVLGVPWQTDSTPR from the coding sequence ATGCGCAAACGACTGCTGCAGGCGACCCTGCTGGCCGTCGCGCTCACCGCGTTCGTGCTCGGTATCCCGCTCGTGGTCAGCGCGCTGAAGCTGGTCGAGGACATCACGCGCGGGGACCTGTCCGGCAGGGCACAGCAGATCGCGACCCGGCTCGACGAGCAGGTCGCCGCCGGTGAACCGATCGAACTGTCCAACGTCCGGCTGGTGGTGCCCGACGACGCCAGGCTGACCGTCCGGATCAGCGACCGCACCTACACCTACGGCACGGACCCCGGCGAGGACCCGCTGGTCGAGACGGTGTCGATGGTGCAGAGCGGCACCGTGCGGCTGGCGGTGCCCAGCTCCCCGGTGCGCACCCAACAGCTCCAGGTCGCGGGCGGGATCTCGCTGCTGGCGGTGCTGTCGGCGGCCACCGGTGGATTCGTCGCCATCGTCACCGCGCGCAGGCTCGCCGACCCGCTGCGCCACGTGGCCGACCGAGCCAACCGGCTCGGCGCGGGGGACTTCCGGCCCGACCCCAAGCGGCACGGCGTGCCCGAGCTCGATCGGGTCGCCGACGCGCTCGACGCGTCCGGAGCCGCGCTCTCGCAGCTCATGCAGCGGGAACGCGAGCTGGTCGGCGACGTCTCCCACCAGCTGCGCAGCAGGCTCACCGCGTTGCAGCTGCGGCTGGAGGCGCTGGCCGAGACCGAGGACGAGGAGACCGCCGAGGAGGCGGGCGCCGCGCTGGAGCAGGCCGAACGGCTGTCCGGGGTGCTGGACGACCTGCTGGCCGCCGCCACCGCCGCCAGGGCGCGCGACGCCGAACCGCTCGACGTCTCCGCCGAGCTCTCCGGGGTCGCCGAGGAGTGGCGCGAGCAGTTCCGCGCCCAGGGGCGCACCCTGCGGCTGCGGATCGAGAAGGAATTGCTGGCCAGGGCCACGCCCGCGCGGTTACGCGAGGCGCTCGGTGTGCTGCTGGACAACGCGCTGCGGCACGGGGAGGGGACCGTCACGCTGTCCGCCAAGTACGGCAGCGGCACCGTGCTGGTGCAGGTGGCCGACAGCGGCGGCGGGGTTCCCGAGGAACTGGTGCCGCACGTGTTCACCCGTGGTTTCTCCGGCGGCGGTTCCACCGGCGTGGGGTTGGCGCTGGCCCGAGCCCTCATCGAGGCCGACAGCGGTCGGCTGGAGCTGAGCCGTCCGGCCACCTTCGAGATCTACCTGCCGGTGGCCAGGGCCGACGACGTGCTCGGGGTCCCGTGGCAGACCGACTCCACCCCGCGCTGA
- a CDS encoding GH43 family beta-xylosidase (product_source=COG3940; cath_funfam=2.115.10.20; cleavage_site_network=SignalP-noTM; cog=COG3940; pfam=PF04616,PF05270; superfamily=75005) — protein sequence MTQNNLNRRSLLRGGGAAAAGAAAVPLLGTSASAATQRPGRGHGQDPGRDSGVLTTRDPLIEQRADPLITYPHRGMYYMTGSVPEYDRIVVRGAPTIEGLAHTGERTVWRRPKSGRMGGHIWAPELHRIDGRWYIYFAAGDSDDVFRIRMYVLESRAEDPREDAWELRGQITTAWDTFALDATTFEHAGTRYYAWAQAEPGIDTSSNLYIAEMASPLAIKGDPVRIAVPTADWETRGFKVNEGAYVLVRNGRVFMTFSASATDANYCVGLLTADARANLLDPASWTKSPQPLLRTNEANSRYGPGHNSFTVAEDGETDVLVYHARSYQGIEGDPLYDPNRHTRVQRLNWYPDGTPALGIPIAEGEPVVRLSPLDSPGSFVRHGQGGRLVVDRVADRVERSQFRIVPGFLDPGRVALRCVDLPDHHVRVSDGSPVVEPYADSDEYGRASGFIRDEGLADRDGVSFRLSHDPHSYLAHREGRLVVERPGSRADRERATFRLR from the coding sequence ATGACGCAGAACAATTTGAATCGCCGTTCGCTGCTGCGCGGCGGTGGAGCGGCGGCGGCTGGAGCCGCGGCGGTGCCGTTGCTCGGCACCTCGGCGAGCGCGGCGACACAGCGGCCCGGCAGGGGACACGGTCAGGACCCCGGTCGGGACTCCGGCGTGCTGACCACCCGTGACCCGTTGATCGAGCAACGCGCCGATCCGCTCATCACCTACCCCCACCGGGGGATGTACTACATGACCGGCTCGGTGCCGGAGTACGACCGCATCGTGGTGCGCGGCGCCCCGACCATCGAGGGGCTGGCCCACACCGGGGAGCGCACCGTCTGGCGCCGCCCGAAGTCCGGACGGATGGGCGGCCACATCTGGGCGCCGGAGCTGCACCGCATCGACGGCCGTTGGTACATCTACTTCGCCGCCGGTGATTCCGACGACGTGTTCCGCATCCGGATGTACGTGCTCGAATCCCGCGCCGAGGACCCCCGCGAGGACGCGTGGGAGCTGCGCGGGCAGATCACCACGGCCTGGGACACCTTCGCGCTCGACGCGACCACCTTCGAGCACGCGGGGACCCGGTACTACGCGTGGGCGCAGGCGGAACCGGGCATCGACACCAGCAGCAACCTCTACATCGCCGAGATGGCCTCCCCGCTGGCGATCAAGGGCGATCCGGTCCGGATCGCGGTGCCCACCGCCGACTGGGAAACCCGTGGTTTCAAGGTCAACGAGGGTGCGTACGTGCTGGTCCGCAACGGGCGGGTCTTCATGACCTTCTCGGCCAGCGCCACCGACGCCAACTACTGCGTGGGGCTGCTGACCGCCGACGCCCGCGCGAATCTGCTCGATCCCGCTTCCTGGACCAAGTCGCCGCAGCCGTTGCTGCGGACGAACGAGGCCAACAGCAGGTACGGCCCCGGGCACAACTCCTTCACGGTGGCCGAGGACGGCGAGACGGACGTGCTCGTCTACCACGCGCGGTCCTACCAGGGGATCGAGGGCGATCCGCTGTACGACCCGAACCGTCACACCAGGGTGCAGCGGCTGAACTGGTACCCGGACGGCACACCCGCACTCGGGATACCGATCGCCGAGGGCGAGCCCGTGGTGCGGCTCTCGCCGCTGGACAGTCCGGGGTCCTTCGTCCGGCACGGACAGGGCGGCCGGCTGGTCGTCGATCGGGTCGCCGACCGTGTCGAGCGGAGCCAGTTTCGCATCGTGCCCGGCTTCCTGGACCCCGGCAGGGTGGCGCTGCGGTGCGTCGACCTTCCGGACCACCACGTCCGGGTGAGTGACGGCTCACCCGTGGTGGAGCCCTACGCCGACAGCGACGAGTACGGCCGGGCCAGCGGATTCATCCGGGACGAGGGACTCGCCGACCGCGACGGCGTGTCCTTCCGGCTCTCGCACGATCCGCACAGCTACCTCGCGCACCGCGAGGGCAGGCTCGTCGTGGAGCGGCCCGGAAGCCGAGCGGACCGGGAGCGGGCGACCTTCCGACTCCGCTGA
- a CDS encoding histidinol-phosphatase (product_source=KO:K05602; cath_funfam=3.30.540.10,3.40.190.80; cog=COG0483; ko=KO:K05602; pfam=PF00459; superfamily=56655; tigrfam=TIGR02067): protein MSAVTDHELARRLADRADEITTARFQAADLRTTSKPDRTPVTDADVAVEDAVRAELAEHRPDDVVVGEERGGSATTGRSWIIDPIDGTKNFLRGVPAWATLLALVENGAPVIGVISAPALGRRWWAAAGEGAYRRVGAEGDAERISVSEVTELGDAYVSTTNLGSWSELERRADYLRLVDSCWESRAFGDFWHHCLVAEGVIDLAAEPLGNPWDLAAAQVIVEEAGGGFTDLSGEPRFDGGNALSSNGALHRAALRALDG from the coding sequence GTGAGCGCAGTTACCGATCACGAGCTGGCGCGGCGCCTGGCCGACCGTGCCGACGAGATCACCACCGCCCGGTTCCAGGCGGCCGATCTGCGGACGACGAGCAAGCCCGACCGGACTCCGGTGACCGACGCGGACGTGGCCGTGGAGGACGCGGTGCGCGCGGAGCTGGCCGAGCACCGCCCGGACGACGTGGTGGTGGGTGAGGAGCGCGGCGGCAGCGCGACGACCGGGCGCAGCTGGATCATCGACCCGATCGACGGGACCAAGAACTTCCTGCGCGGGGTGCCCGCGTGGGCGACGCTGCTGGCGCTGGTCGAGAACGGGGCGCCGGTGATCGGTGTGATCAGCGCTCCGGCGCTGGGGCGGCGCTGGTGGGCCGCCGCCGGTGAGGGTGCTTATCGGCGGGTCGGTGCCGAGGGTGACGCGGAGCGGATCTCGGTCTCCGAGGTGACCGAGCTGGGCGATGCCTACGTCTCCACCACGAATCTGGGCAGTTGGAGCGAGCTGGAGCGGCGCGCGGACTACCTGCGGCTGGTGGACAGCTGCTGGGAGAGCCGGGCTTTCGGGGACTTCTGGCACCACTGCCTGGTGGCCGAGGGCGTGATAGATCTGGCCGCCGAGCCGCTGGGCAATCCCTGGGACCTCGCGGCGGCGCAGGTGATCGTCGAGGAGGCCGGGGGCGGCTTCACCGACCTGTCCGGCGAGCCGCGCTTCGACGGCGGCAACGCGCTGAGCTCCAACGGCGCGCTGCACCGAGCCGCGCTGCGGGCGCTGGACGGTTGA
- a CDS encoding hypothetical protein (product_source=Hypo-rule applied; cleavage_site_network=SignalP-TM; superfamily=48498; transmembrane_helix_parts=Inside_1_4,TMhelix_5_27,Outside_28_214,TMhelix_215_237,Inside_238_264,TMhelix_265_287,Outside_288_296,TMhelix_297_319,Inside_320_333) encodes MWVKLVVSGLLLGVLSAFAAWAVHWSFEDHQETTYELPGAVTELSLGRGPQEVDPAARTEATVELREYLAEHSLALVIAPDTDGPPRLVVADPVGVLPWYIPPNPTGKHESGRARLGYVFEGTYSRRQWLRGSTPALVPAEVEIVGTMSAPEGAADPQYVRPLAESPLPPGQYLVNTDDPGELAEIRDIAYRAGLADFSTDRVPLWEHLRDDPLVGTTGTLLGAGCLAAVLFWTLGLRDRAGEFAIRARHGATRARLVRQVWPQGLPFQLLGIVLGVAITGALVSLVGLRPPDRVDWLVMAAAVTGGLLLVAPTWLLATVLGTRVRSEVGRAE; translated from the coding sequence ATGTGGGTGAAGCTGGTTGTCAGCGGTCTGCTGCTGGGGGTGCTGAGCGCGTTCGCCGCGTGGGCGGTGCACTGGTCGTTCGAGGATCACCAGGAGACCACCTACGAGCTGCCGGGCGCGGTGACCGAGCTGTCGCTCGGTCGCGGGCCGCAGGAGGTCGACCCGGCGGCCCGGACCGAGGCGACGGTAGAGCTGCGCGAATACCTCGCCGAGCACTCGCTGGCGCTGGTCATCGCTCCCGATACCGACGGCCCGCCCCGGTTGGTGGTGGCCGACCCCGTGGGCGTGCTGCCCTGGTACATCCCGCCGAATCCCACGGGGAAGCACGAGTCGGGCCGGGCGCGGCTGGGCTACGTGTTCGAGGGCACCTACTCGCGACGGCAGTGGCTGCGGGGGAGCACCCCCGCGCTGGTGCCCGCGGAAGTCGAGATCGTCGGCACGATGTCCGCCCCTGAGGGCGCCGCTGACCCGCAGTACGTGCGTCCGCTCGCCGAGTCCCCGCTGCCGCCCGGCCAGTACCTCGTCAACACCGACGACCCCGGCGAGCTCGCCGAGATCCGGGACATCGCGTATCGCGCCGGGCTCGCGGACTTCTCGACGGACCGCGTGCCGCTGTGGGAACACCTCCGCGATGACCCGTTGGTGGGAACCACCGGCACGCTGCTGGGCGCCGGGTGTCTGGCGGCGGTGCTGTTCTGGACGTTGGGGCTGCGCGACCGGGCCGGTGAGTTCGCGATCCGTGCTCGTCACGGCGCCACCCGTGCCCGGCTGGTGCGGCAGGTGTGGCCGCAGGGCCTGCCGTTCCAACTGCTGGGGATCGTGCTCGGGGTGGCGATCACGGGAGCGCTGGTGTCGCTGGTCGGTCTCCGGCCACCGGATCGGGTCGACTGGTTGGTCATGGCCGCCGCGGTGACGGGCGGGCTGCTGTTGGTGGCCCCGACGTGGCTGCTGGCCACCGTGCTCGGAACCCGAGTGCGAAGCGAGGTGGGGCGTGCTGAGTGA